GGCCAATTACGGTTCAGGGACTGTGTCTATCTACCTGGCAAGTGGGAATGGCCATTTCCACGCGCCGATCAATGTGCGTGTTGGAGGCGCGCCGTCATCCCTTGCAATAGCTGATTTCAATAAAGATGGTCGTACGGATATAGCCGTGACGAATTGGATCGAGAAAAAAGTGATCATCTTGACGTCAAAGGCGAGGGGAGAAGGATGGCAGGTTCAGGCAGAGTATCAGGTGGGCATAGGCCCTACGTCGGTCGCAGCAGCGGATTTCAACGGTGATCGTCTCACCGATCTGGCAGTAGCCAACGGGTTTTCCAATGACGTATCAACTTTATTGGCCGATGGTCGAGGTAGCTTGCAACCAGCTACACGATGGAAGTGTGGGAGTGAACCCCGGTCAGTGGTAACCGCAGATTTCAACGGAGATGGAGCTGCCGATCTGGCCGTGGCCAACCGGCGCTCCGCCAATGTTACGATTCTGCTTGGCAATGGACGGGGCGGATTCAGTCCAACAGACCAACTCGGTGTTGGGGATAACCCAATTTCGATTGCTGCTGGCGATGCAAACCAAGATGGCCGAATTGATCTGGCCACCGCTCATTTGAAATCCGGATTTGTGTCCGTGTGGATCGGGGATGGCAAAGGCAAGTTCATCGGACCACGCTCGTTCAATACTCAGATGGAGCCATCCTCTGTGTCCATGCATGATCTGGATTGTGATCAGCGCTTGGACCTGATTGTTGCTAACCGTTTCTCTGGGTCGGTATCAGTATTGCTTGGCGATGGCACAGGGAATTTTACCGAGGCGAAAAACTATAAGGTTGGTGATAGCCCGCTCTCATTGGCCTTGGCTGATCTCAACCAGGATGGCTGGTTAGATGTCGCCGTAGTCAATCGGGATTCAGAAAACCTCTCAATTTTACTAGGCGATAGAGCAGGTGGGCTGGCGGTTAGCACGAATTTTGCCGTCGGAGATTTCCCCCGTGCACTAGCTGCCGGGGACTTGAACGGGGACGGGCATACTGATTTGGCGGTGACTAGTTTCCCTGACAAAGTCGCTGTGATTTTGGGAGATGGTCAGGGTCGGTTTGGTTCACCAGCAATCTATCAGGCGGGTGATGGCCCACGCGCAGTCGGCATTGCAGATTTCAACGCAGACGGTCATCCCGATTTGATCATAGGTAACGAGAACTCCGGCGACTTGTCGTTATTAATTGGTGACGGCAAAGGGGCTTTTGCCGCCCCCGTGCACTTCAAGACAGGAGCCGGGCCGAGTTTTTTGACGGTGCAAGATTTTGATCGAGATGGCCGCTTGGATGTGGCAGTGGTGAATCGTGATTCTGATACGATTTCAGTGCTGCTTAGCAATGGACACGGTCAGTTCGCTGAAGCAGTCAATTACCGCGTCGGTCGCGGCCCCAGCGGCATTACGGCTGGCGATTTCAACAATGATGGAATTGTTGACCTTGCATCGGCTAATCTGTTTTCACACAATGTCTCGGTTTTGCTGGGCAGGGAAGGCAGTCGCTTTGCCGAGGCGGTTAACTTCGCAACTGGTCATGGGCCATTCTCCGTCGCAGCGGCCGATTTCAATCGGGATGGCAAACTGGACCTGGTGACGGCCAATACTGGGTCAGGGAATGTTTCTCTTCTTCTTGGCGATGGGCGGGGACACTTTG
This genomic stretch from Blastocatellia bacterium harbors:
- a CDS encoding VCBS repeat-containing protein: MKIAFDKHCSMLLVGTFLGCVVLALAQGSFYARRDLTVGHYPTAVASADVNADEKWDLVVANYGSGTVSIYLASGNGHFHAPINVRVGGAPSSLAIADFNKDGRTDIAVTNWIEKKVIILTSKARGEGWQVQAEYQVGIGPTSVAAADFNGDRLTDLAVANGFSNDVSTLLADGRGSLQPATRWKCGSEPRSVVTADFNGDGAADLAVANRRSANVTILLGNGRGGFSPTDQLGVGDNPISIAAGDANQDGRIDLATAHLKSGFVSVWIGDGKGKFIGPRSFNTQMEPSSVSMHDLDCDQRLDLIVANRFSGSVSVLLGDGTGNFTEAKNYKVGDSPLSLALADLNQDGWLDVAVVNRDSENLSILLGDRAGGLAVSTNFAVGDFPRALAAGDLNGDGHTDLAVTSFPDKVAVILGDGQGRFGSPAIYQAGDGPRAVGIADFNADGHPDLIIGNENSGDLSLLIGDGKGAFAAPVHFKTGAGPSFLTVQDFDRDGRLDVAVVNRDSDTISVLLSNGHGQFAEAVNYRVGRGPSGITAGDFNNDGIVDLASANLFSHNVSVLLGREGSRFAEAVNFATGHGPFSVAAADFNRDGKLDLVTANTGSGNVSLLLGDGRGHFAAPRHVPAGETAAVLISSDFDQDANPDIAVANFGSATVAVLMGNGRGGFALAVHYGAEAATRSVVAADFNHDGRPDLAIANRDSDTVSILINAAIQ